A stretch of Candidatus Omnitrophota bacterium DNA encodes these proteins:
- the recN gene encoding DNA repair protein RecN, with translation MLSQITIRNFGLIDQISLEFSSQLNVLTGETGAGKSIVIDALRFALGERPKSPPARNPETPSVVEAVFEIKDKSLRKDDLLAEYFQDDGADLIIQRQLLPDGKNKIKINGFAVTISQLKDIGDRLVDFHGPHDHQMLFSEGSHVGILDQLTDFGEHMEAFRGRYQEYARLQTEWQDLQALSLSRERDLEMLSHQVKELEQIPLDQAKYDELSQDMVKIKNAEKLYHCVSELIGLFEGQEVGLSEMIRRAFAPMRTLNQIDEKTASLSDHLAGLQDNSEQLLAQLRDYLSSLSFRPEESEDLNRRYDIYEDIRRKYGPSLEEAKRFYEEAKQKYDLMVNFEHNDRELKEKIENLRVELKKVADKLTKARKKTAQSLKMTIEKELRDLGIEHVAFEARVTPEEFHKDGSDKVVFYISPNAGEDMKPLSQIVSSGEAARTMLALKKAMTRVDPIPVLVFDEIDAQIGGRLGTITGGKLKELSKDRQVLLITHLPQIASFGDRHFKVTKAVSAGRTVTRVQELDAKARVQELSQMMAGKDENRISVSHAEEMLSRAQQH, from the coding sequence ATGCTTTCACAAATCACGATCCGCAATTTCGGCCTCATTGACCAGATTTCCCTGGAGTTCTCTTCACAGCTGAATGTGTTGACCGGAGAAACCGGCGCGGGCAAATCCATTGTCATCGACGCCCTCCGTTTCGCCCTGGGCGAACGACCCAAGTCCCCTCCGGCCCGCAACCCCGAGACCCCTTCGGTTGTGGAGGCGGTTTTTGAGATCAAGGACAAATCCTTGCGTAAGGATGACCTCTTGGCCGAATACTTTCAGGATGACGGGGCGGATCTCATCATTCAGCGGCAACTTCTTCCGGACGGCAAGAATAAGATCAAAATCAACGGCTTTGCGGTAACGATTTCCCAGTTAAAGGACATCGGCGACCGACTGGTCGATTTCCACGGCCCACACGACCACCAGATGCTTTTTTCCGAAGGGTCGCACGTGGGGATACTGGATCAGCTGACGGATTTCGGTGAACACATGGAGGCCTTTCGCGGCCGTTACCAGGAATATGCCCGCCTGCAAACCGAATGGCAGGATCTGCAGGCCCTTTCGCTGTCCCGCGAACGCGACCTGGAGATGTTGTCGCATCAGGTGAAAGAGCTTGAGCAGATTCCCCTGGACCAGGCCAAGTATGACGAACTTTCCCAGGACATGGTCAAGATCAAGAACGCCGAAAAGCTCTACCACTGCGTCTCCGAGCTGATCGGGCTTTTTGAAGGCCAGGAGGTCGGGCTTTCGGAGATGATCCGCCGCGCCTTCGCGCCCATGAGGACGCTTAACCAGATCGATGAAAAGACCGCCTCCCTGTCCGACCATCTGGCCGGGCTCCAGGATAACAGCGAGCAGTTGTTGGCCCAACTGCGCGATTATCTCTCCTCCCTCTCCTTCCGTCCCGAGGAATCCGAGGACCTGAACCGGCGCTACGACATTTACGAGGACATCCGCCGTAAGTACGGGCCGTCTCTGGAGGAAGCCAAACGGTTTTATGAAGAGGCCAAGCAGAAATATGATCTGATGGTGAATTTCGAGCACAATGACCGCGAATTGAAGGAGAAGATTGAAAATCTCCGGGTGGAATTAAAGAAAGTCGCCGACAAGCTCACTAAAGCCCGTAAAAAAACGGCGCAGAGTCTGAAAATGACCATCGAGAAAGAACTCCGGGACCTGGGCATTGAGCATGTGGCTTTTGAGGCGCGGGTCACTCCGGAGGAATTCCATAAGGACGGCTCGGACAAGGTCGTTTTCTATATCAGCCCCAACGCCGGTGAGGACATGAAACCCCTCTCCCAGATCGTGTCCTCGGGCGAAGCGGCCCGCACCATGTTGGCGCTCAAGAAGGCCATGACCAGGGTCGATCCGATCCCCGTCCTTGTGTTTGACGAAATCGACGCCCAAATCGGCGGCCGGCTCGGCACGATCACAGGCGGAAAACTTAAAGAGCTTTCGAAAGACCGCCAGGTCCTTCTGATCACGCACCTGCCCCAGATCGCCTCCTTCGGGGACCGGCATTTCAAGGTCACCAAGGCCGTTTCTGCCGGGCGCACCGTCACCCGGGTCCAGGAGCTTGATGCCAAGGCGCGCGTTCAGGAGCTGTCTCAGATGATGGCCGGCAAAGATGAAAACCGCATCTCGGTATCCCATGCCGAGGAAATGCTTTCCCGTGCGCAACAGCACTGA
- a CDS encoding 6-phosphofructokinase translates to MKKIGVITSGGDCGGLNAVIKGAALMANRKGIACYVIPNGYAGLYNLLDFDHLTQLTPARLDKIDLNLAGSDAGHSRVKVKKIDDAQKYERIKKGLNKFGIDGLVISGGDDSGSVMVDLAQQGIKCVHAPKTMDLDLQTYSVGGDSTINRIATFVEDLKTTAWTHNRILVMEVFGRYAGHTAFRGAIAADADAALIPEIPVDFDVLYQHAKERYFQRVADSDVKAGSYLIVVAEGLKNSDGSELVDEAAGVDAFGHKRLAGSGNYVAQQLSKRFKADPQVGEMMKREKLFVKGICEAPEVRAVTPGHLVRCGHTSAADANFGKEVGAAAVVLLSSGITGVTVAGLDGGNIRYMETLEAIKQRHVDLNLVTLHENLGICFGRKPADLQPQSSKVSGKMERHL, encoded by the coding sequence ATGAAAAAGATCGGAGTCATCACCAGCGGCGGGGACTGCGGAGGTCTCAACGCCGTGATCAAGGGCGCCGCCCTCATGGCCAACCGCAAGGGAATTGCCTGCTATGTGATCCCCAACGGGTATGCCGGCCTTTACAATCTCCTGGATTTTGACCACCTCACGCAGTTGACCCCGGCCCGTCTGGACAAAATCGACCTTAATCTGGCCGGTTCGGATGCCGGCCATTCCCGCGTCAAGGTCAAGAAGATCGATGATGCCCAGAAGTATGAACGTATCAAAAAAGGTTTGAATAAATTCGGCATCGATGGCCTTGTCATCAGCGGCGGCGACGATTCCGGCAGCGTCATGGTGGACCTGGCCCAGCAGGGCATCAAGTGCGTCCACGCCCCCAAGACCATGGACCTGGACCTGCAGACCTACTCCGTCGGGGGGGATTCGACCATCAACCGGATCGCGACGTTCGTGGAAGACCTGAAAACAACCGCCTGGACGCATAACCGCATTTTAGTGATGGAAGTCTTTGGGCGTTATGCCGGGCACACGGCCTTCCGCGGCGCGATCGCCGCTGACGCGGACGCCGCCCTCATCCCGGAAATTCCGGTGGATTTTGACGTCCTCTATCAGCACGCCAAGGAAAGGTACTTTCAGCGTGTCGCCGACAGCGACGTGAAAGCGGGTTCTTACCTCATTGTTGTGGCCGAGGGGCTGAAGAATTCCGATGGTTCAGAATTGGTTGATGAGGCCGCAGGCGTGGACGCGTTCGGGCATAAACGTTTGGCCGGGTCCGGCAATTACGTGGCCCAGCAGCTGAGCAAGCGGTTCAAGGCCGATCCCCAGGTGGGGGAGATGATGAAGCGCGAGAAATTGTTCGTGAAAGGCATTTGTGAAGCGCCGGAAGTCCGCGCGGTCACACCGGGACATCTGGTTCGCTGCGGGCACACTTCGGCGGCCGACGCGAATTTCGGCAAGGAGGTTGGCGCGGCGGCGGTGGTCCTCCTTTCCAGCGGGATCACCGGGGTCACGGTGGCCGGCTTGGACGGTGGTAACATCCGTTACATGGAGACCCTCGAGGCCATCAAACAGCGCCATGTGGACCTGAACCTTGTCACCCTGCATGAGAATCTGGGTATTTGTTTCGGAAGAAAACCGGCTGACCTGCAGCCGCAGTCATCCAAAGTCAGCGGGAAGATGGAACGGCATTTGTAA
- the asnB gene encoding asparagine synthase (glutamine-hydrolyzing), with protein sequence MCGITGIISRKEDLHPTLIKSMTGALEHRGPDDEGYLAVDWTGGHVTPLTGPISQSPDLRIEQFHRQAGMFLGHRRLSILDLSPAGHQPMSDPEKIIWIIYNGEIYNYLEIREELLALGHRFQTSTDTEVILAAYRQWGRECVHKFNGMWAFVIYDSRQKIIFGSRDRYGVKPLYYFSDTSHFAFASEIKALLTLPFVKREINDSQVHGYLKWEKESGEETFFKNIFEIPPACSFSFDLRSGVFQKWRYYQIQFNPDWEDFDQARFCRHSQKTEELIFNAVRLRLRSDVPVGSCLSGGLDSSAIVCSINHLLKRQHYAQLGPSQKTFTAIYPGFECDESQWAKIVVNSTRTSWYTTTPTSQGLLQDLEDFVYTQDTPCGSTSIYAQYCIMRLAKEHGVKVLLDGQGGDELFAGYTPHYQFFFNEILKNRAVRCYLNELKFLANSPLNGGYLFKALQDLLLGRGLPSYGINVFNKLTNSQKFLSQDFLKAYPSAQGYAIVPSECGGLLNAALKAYLENSLPNLLKYEDRNSMRFSLEARTPLADDAPLIDYTFQVPSVYKIHNGWNKYLFRKCLAGILPPAIQRRKDKIGFATPEYFWLKDINGHLKGYITRKLTPYVNVELLLQKWDTVFHDPLSLKTANIWRIINLAAWMKIYSL encoded by the coding sequence ATGTGCGGAATAACCGGCATCATTTCCAGGAAAGAAGACCTTCATCCGACCCTCATCAAATCCATGACGGGTGCCCTGGAACACCGCGGCCCGGATGACGAGGGATATCTGGCGGTTGACTGGACGGGAGGGCACGTCACCCCGCTCACAGGCCCCATCAGCCAGTCCCCTGACCTTCGCATCGAACAGTTCCATCGACAGGCCGGCATGTTCCTGGGACACCGCCGGCTCTCGATCCTCGACCTTTCCCCCGCAGGCCACCAGCCGATGTCCGATCCCGAAAAGATCATCTGGATTATCTACAACGGTGAAATCTATAACTACTTAGAAATCCGGGAAGAACTTCTGGCGCTCGGTCACCGGTTTCAAACATCCACCGACACGGAAGTCATACTGGCGGCCTATCGCCAATGGGGGCGGGAGTGCGTTCACAAATTCAACGGCATGTGGGCGTTTGTCATCTATGACAGCAGGCAAAAAATCATTTTCGGATCGAGAGACCGTTATGGCGTAAAGCCGCTCTATTATTTTAGCGATACTTCGCATTTTGCCTTTGCATCTGAAATTAAGGCGCTTTTAACGCTCCCGTTCGTGAAACGGGAGATCAACGACTCCCAGGTCCATGGTTATCTGAAATGGGAAAAAGAGAGCGGGGAAGAGACATTTTTCAAAAATATTTTTGAGATTCCCCCCGCATGTTCATTCTCGTTCGATCTTCGCTCTGGGGTATTTCAAAAATGGCGCTACTATCAAATCCAGTTTAACCCCGACTGGGAAGACTTCGATCAGGCGCGTTTTTGCCGGCATTCGCAAAAAACGGAAGAATTGATCTTTAACGCCGTCCGCCTCCGCCTTCGTTCGGATGTCCCCGTGGGGTCCTGCTTGAGCGGCGGCTTGGACAGCTCCGCGATCGTGTGCAGCATCAATCATCTGCTAAAACGCCAACATTACGCCCAGTTGGGCCCCTCCCAGAAGACGTTCACAGCGATCTATCCGGGATTTGAATGTGATGAAAGCCAATGGGCGAAAATTGTTGTCAACAGCACGCGAACGTCCTGGTATACGACAACCCCGACCAGCCAGGGTCTGCTTCAGGATCTCGAGGACTTTGTCTATACCCAAGATACACCCTGCGGCTCTACGAGCATTTATGCGCAATATTGTATCATGCGGCTTGCAAAAGAACATGGCGTCAAGGTCCTCCTGGATGGCCAAGGAGGGGATGAGCTCTTTGCGGGATATACCCCGCACTATCAATTTTTCTTCAATGAAATCCTGAAAAACCGGGCCGTCCGGTGCTATCTCAATGAACTCAAATTTCTCGCCAACTCCCCTCTCAACGGCGGGTATCTCTTCAAGGCCTTGCAAGATCTGCTCCTGGGCCGGGGGCTTCCATCCTACGGGATCAATGTTTTTAACAAGCTCACCAACAGCCAAAAGTTCTTGTCGCAGGATTTTCTCAAGGCCTATCCATCCGCACAAGGATACGCCATCGTCCCTTCTGAATGCGGGGGATTGTTGAACGCCGCTTTAAAGGCATACCTGGAAAACAGCCTTCCCAATCTGCTCAAATATGAAGATAGGAACTCCATGCGATTCTCCCTGGAAGCGAGGACGCCACTGGCGGATGACGCCCCCTTGATTGACTATACGTTCCAGGTCCCGTCCGTTTATAAGATACACAACGGGTGGAACAAGTATCTCTTCCGAAAATGCCTGGCAGGAATTTTACCCCCAGCCATTCAACGCCGAAAGGATAAAATCGGGTTTGCCACCCCGGAATATTTCTGGCTCAAGGACATCAACGGCCATCTCAAGGGCTATATCACCCGTAAGCTCACTCCATACGTCAATGTTGAACTTTTGCTCCAGAAATGGGACACGGTATTCCATGATCCTTTAAGCTTAAAAACCGCAAATATCTGGCGGATCATCAACCTTGCGGCATGGATGAAAATTTATTCCCTATAG
- a CDS encoding NAD(P)-dependent oxidoreductase — protein MKTCLLTGGTGLIGSQLLGELPDKGWNIIALTRRGSHGHHPGKGRGIQHISCDFSRDENRTEWPGKVDAVIHLAQSERFRDFPEHAEEIFRVNTLSTLSLLDHARSSGAKTFIYASSGGIYGTSAQPLKEEPFSPSLQMEFYPATKICSEMLCQAYRQHLRVIILRFFFVYGPGQRPAMLIPRMVNSVRDGKPVTLQGNDGLKINPIYVFDAVHALSRALDLEKSQEINVAGPEILSIRQMADMIGQAIGKTPVFKIQPVSPQNPNLVADIQKMSKLLVHPRVKFQDGITEYLKNLSGNHA, from the coding sequence ATGAAAACCTGCCTGCTGACCGGGGGGACCGGCCTAATCGGATCGCAGCTGCTCGGAGAGTTACCAGACAAGGGCTGGAATATCATTGCGCTTACCCGACGAGGCTCGCACGGGCACCACCCGGGAAAGGGCAGGGGCATTCAACACATCTCCTGCGATTTTTCCCGGGATGAAAATCGGACCGAATGGCCGGGCAAAGTTGACGCCGTGATTCATCTCGCCCAGTCCGAGCGGTTCCGGGACTTCCCAGAACACGCAGAAGAGATTTTCCGCGTCAACACCCTGAGCACTCTCTCGTTGCTGGATCATGCACGTTCCTCCGGGGCAAAAACCTTCATTTACGCTTCGTCCGGAGGCATTTATGGAACCTCCGCGCAGCCCTTGAAGGAGGAGCCCTTTTCACCGTCGTTACAAATGGAATTTTACCCCGCGACAAAAATCTGCTCTGAAATGCTCTGCCAGGCCTATCGTCAACACCTGCGGGTCATCATCCTGCGGTTCTTTTTTGTCTATGGGCCAGGGCAGCGGCCCGCCATGCTGATCCCCCGGATGGTGAACTCGGTCAGAGACGGCAAGCCCGTCACCCTGCAAGGGAATGACGGACTCAAAATAAACCCCATTTATGTTTTCGATGCCGTCCACGCGTTGTCCCGTGCTTTAGATCTTGAAAAAAGCCAGGAGATCAACGTTGCCGGCCCGGAAATCCTGTCAATCCGGCAAATGGCCGATATGATCGGCCAAGCCATTGGGAAAACGCCTGTTTTTAAAATTCAGCCGGTTTCGCCACAAAATCCAAACCTTGTGGCCGACATCCAGAAAATGTCGAAACTTTTGGTTCACCCACGCGTCAAATTCCAGGATGGGATTACGGAATATTTAAAAAACCTCTCTGGGAACCATGCATGA
- a CDS encoding oligosaccharide flippase family protein, which translates to MATQFIKDIFIYGIGNSLLKLLTFFVFLVYANVLTIEEFGIFSLITSLANFVIIFLSIGMSNSVQRYYLDTSEIPVSQRPLLVSTALWITSVWSIVLTCAAVLILSPFQGWIFHKYQLPWLLILLGLANNIPTQIIQLFSDTLRIHFRPWRYAGFTLVSTVLGYGIGLFLVLKLDLKIQGILVGSLLGGLMSIPIGFWSVKKDIGFHWNSSIAKKILHFGSPFVLAGIASWMVVPLNQWLLATFRGNQEVGLYNVAFNFSNILNFFISAFAIAWGPYILKAYAENPNYKLIVSRALSYWAFLLIAFASLLILFCQEILQLTTPRAFWGALTPTIFLLISNVFLGTTQITALGITFARKTHLISISAWISAIANFILNVLLTPQWGAVGASIATCIASAVLTCAYLYCSQRLNPISFQYDHLIFLSLTICSIAICALVLKTYPHSLALISTKLFLWMLIIAGGFVYRVVTPKQIKNLILGRVV; encoded by the coding sequence ATGGCCACTCAATTCATAAAAGACATCTTCATTTATGGCATAGGCAATTCTCTCCTGAAGCTGCTGACGTTTTTTGTCTTTCTGGTGTACGCCAACGTCCTGACCATCGAAGAATTCGGCATTTTCTCACTGATCACCTCGCTGGCCAATTTTGTCATCATTTTCCTGAGCATCGGGATGAGCAACTCCGTCCAACGGTATTACCTGGACACATCGGAAATCCCTGTAAGCCAGCGCCCGCTGCTGGTCAGCACGGCCCTGTGGATCACGTCCGTATGGTCAATCGTCCTGACATGTGCAGCCGTGCTCATCCTCAGCCCGTTCCAAGGATGGATCTTTCACAAATATCAACTGCCCTGGCTCCTGATCCTTCTCGGCCTGGCCAACAATATCCCCACACAGATCATTCAACTGTTCTCCGACACCCTGCGAATCCATTTCCGGCCGTGGCGCTACGCCGGGTTTACGTTAGTGTCCACTGTCCTGGGATACGGGATCGGCCTTTTCCTGGTCCTAAAGCTGGACCTTAAAATCCAGGGTATCCTTGTCGGCAGCCTCCTCGGGGGCTTGATGTCCATCCCCATCGGTTTTTGGTCTGTCAAGAAAGACATCGGTTTCCATTGGAACTCTTCCATTGCCAAGAAAATCCTGCACTTCGGAAGCCCTTTTGTCCTTGCAGGAATCGCCAGCTGGATGGTCGTCCCTCTCAACCAATGGCTCCTGGCAACCTTCAGGGGGAATCAGGAGGTCGGGCTGTATAATGTGGCCTTTAATTTTTCCAACATCCTGAATTTTTTTATTTCTGCGTTTGCCATCGCCTGGGGACCATACATCTTGAAGGCGTACGCGGAAAACCCGAACTATAAACTTATTGTCAGCCGCGCGCTTTCCTACTGGGCTTTTCTCCTGATTGCCTTCGCCAGCCTTCTGATCCTTTTTTGCCAGGAAATTCTCCAACTCACAACACCCCGCGCGTTCTGGGGGGCCTTGACCCCAACCATTTTCCTGCTAATCAGCAACGTTTTCCTTGGTACCACGCAAATCACGGCCCTGGGGATCACGTTTGCCCGAAAAACCCATCTCATCTCCATCAGCGCATGGATATCCGCTATCGCCAATTTCATTTTGAATGTCCTGCTAACCCCCCAGTGGGGAGCGGTGGGAGCAAGCATAGCGACATGCATCGCATCCGCCGTTTTAACGTGCGCTTACTTATACTGCTCCCAGCGTCTGAACCCGATTTCATTTCAATATGACCACTTGATCTTTCTGAGCCTTACCATTTGCTCAATCGCCATTTGCGCCCTTGTTCTTAAAACATACCCTCATTCACTTGCACTCATTTCCACAAAACTGTTTCTCTGGATGCTCATCATTGCCGGTGGGTTCGTTTACCGTGTCGTGACGCCCAAGCAGATCAAAAACCTTATCCTGGGGAGGGTTGTATGA
- a CDS encoding methyltransferase domain-containing protein — protein sequence MTNIFQCVSCRSPINVSLDRPSEISCNNCQFKYIVDRNYLQYGYDQLLLEEFKEKYLLNKALNNNGYLSYIFLKEGSLSLPGRDDVALFRDYILSKIKGGRVLDAGCGVLELPGYLQFPPESQFELFGIDPIENRSFRGTRITGCTEFLPFTDESLDAVVFATSLDHVCSLQKTILETKRILVRNGKILIWMGDRSKSFLRNLKTSILQFLCPPSFKKTNVPYRVNKFYVYPNYTVFYIPDGAIDPFHAFNENPKEIIKLFKKEGFVCDDYSYHNQDLVFLTFAKGGR from the coding sequence ATGACAAACATCTTCCAATGCGTGAGCTGCCGATCACCCATCAACGTATCCCTGGACCGGCCCTCAGAAATCAGCTGCAACAATTGTCAGTTCAAATACATTGTTGACCGGAATTACCTGCAATACGGGTATGACCAGTTGCTTCTCGAAGAATTTAAGGAAAAATATCTTTTGAATAAGGCCCTGAACAACAACGGCTATCTGAGCTACATTTTCCTCAAAGAAGGGTCGCTCTCGCTCCCCGGAAGAGATGACGTTGCTTTGTTCCGGGATTATATCCTGTCGAAAATCAAGGGAGGGAGGGTCCTGGACGCAGGCTGTGGGGTGCTGGAGCTTCCGGGATATCTTCAATTCCCTCCGGAATCACAGTTTGAATTGTTCGGCATCGACCCCATCGAGAACCGGTCTTTCCGGGGGACCCGGATTACAGGATGCACCGAGTTTCTGCCCTTTACAGACGAAAGCCTTGATGCCGTCGTTTTTGCCACCAGCCTGGATCATGTCTGCTCCCTGCAAAAAACAATACTGGAGACAAAAAGGATTCTCGTGAGAAATGGCAAAATCCTCATTTGGATGGGGGACAGAAGCAAATCTTTCTTGCGTAATCTCAAAACCTCTATTTTGCAATTTTTATGCCCGCCCAGTTTTAAAAAAACCAATGTCCCCTATCGCGTCAATAAATTTTATGTTTACCCCAATTACACCGTATTTTATATACCCGATGGCGCCATAGACCCCTTTCATGCTTTCAATGAAAACCCCAAAGAAATCATCAAATTGTTCAAAAAAGAAGGGTTCGTGTGCGACGACTATTCTTATCATAATCAAGACCTCGTCTTTCTCACCTTCGCAAAGGGGGGCCGCTGA
- the asnB gene encoding asparagine synthase (glutamine-hydrolyzing): MCGIAGIINLNKKPVSSQHLWAMTDALAHRGPNDRGTHIDASIGLGHRRLSIIDLSSAGHQPMLTEDGNYTITYNGEIYNFQELRGKLKEAGVGFQSACDTEVVLKSFVAWGLKSLQYFNGMFAFAVWDKRKKTVTLARDRYGIKPLYYWKGKDVLLFASEIKAFLQHPDFKAALDHEALLEYFTFQNTFTHKTLFQGVALLPPGQFMQILPDGSIVLKEYWDFHFFEETGPKKPEEYLEECDKLVQQAVRRQLVSDVEVGSYLSGGVDSGSIVAIASQTFKELKTFCIGFDLSSASGLELSFDERQKAEHISYLYQTEHYEMVLKAGDMKRCLPHLVWSLEDLRLGQSYPNFYAAKLASRFVKVCFSGGGGDELFAGYPWRYYRTVNSKTFTDYIQGYYKYWQRLVPNKTLKELFAPIWDKVKHVWTEDIFKSVYRDRHVVPQSPEDYVNNSLYFEAKTFLHGLLIVEDKLSMAHGLEVRVPFLDNDLVDFSSKIPIRLKLRNVDQYLNIDEDELAKRHKYFEKMRDGKMILHQVLGKYIGDSGDRFKQGFSGPDASWFKGESINYVKELLLNPKAAIYNYFDYKTVKTLIDEHIESKVNRRLFVWSLLCFELWCQIFLLGKSHLHFVESR, encoded by the coding sequence ATGTGCGGAATAGCCGGGATCATCAACCTCAATAAAAAGCCCGTCTCCTCGCAGCACCTCTGGGCAATGACCGATGCTCTGGCCCATCGCGGCCCGAACGACCGGGGGACGCACATCGACGCATCCATTGGCCTGGGACACCGCCGTCTTTCCATCATTGACCTTTCCAGCGCCGGACATCAACCCATGTTGACGGAAGACGGGAATTACACGATTACCTATAATGGGGAAATTTATAATTTCCAGGAATTGCGGGGCAAGCTCAAAGAGGCAGGCGTTGGGTTCCAATCCGCATGCGACACAGAGGTCGTCCTCAAGTCGTTTGTGGCCTGGGGGCTGAAATCCCTGCAGTATTTCAACGGCATGTTCGCATTCGCTGTTTGGGACAAACGCAAAAAGACCGTGACGCTGGCCCGGGACCGTTACGGCATCAAACCTTTGTACTATTGGAAGGGCAAGGATGTCCTGCTCTTCGCTTCGGAGATCAAGGCGTTCCTGCAGCATCCTGATTTTAAGGCGGCCCTGGACCATGAGGCCCTTCTCGAATATTTCACGTTTCAGAACACGTTTACCCATAAAACACTCTTCCAGGGCGTCGCACTCCTGCCTCCGGGGCAATTCATGCAGATCCTCCCGGACGGCTCGATCGTTCTCAAGGAATACTGGGATTTCCATTTCTTCGAGGAAACTGGCCCAAAGAAGCCGGAGGAATACCTCGAGGAGTGCGACAAGCTTGTCCAGCAAGCCGTCCGCCGGCAACTGGTCAGCGATGTGGAGGTTGGTTCTTATTTGAGCGGGGGGGTCGATTCCGGATCCATCGTCGCCATTGCGTCCCAGACATTCAAGGAGTTGAAAACCTTCTGCATCGGCTTCGACCTTTCCTCGGCCTCAGGGCTGGAGTTGTCATTCGATGAACGGCAGAAGGCGGAACACATTTCGTATCTCTACCAGACCGAACATTACGAGATGGTTCTGAAGGCCGGGGACATGAAACGCTGCCTGCCCCACCTGGTCTGGTCGCTGGAAGATCTGCGTCTCGGACAAAGTTATCCCAATTTTTATGCAGCCAAACTCGCCTCCCGTTTTGTCAAAGTCTGCTTTTCCGGCGGGGGAGGGGACGAATTGTTTGCGGGATACCCCTGGCGCTACTACCGGACCGTCAACAGCAAAACGTTCACCGATTATATCCAGGGATATTACAAATACTGGCAACGGCTGGTGCCCAATAAAACCTTGAAGGAACTCTTCGCGCCGATCTGGGACAAGGTGAAGCACGTCTGGACCGAAGATATCTTCAAATCTGTCTACCGCGACCGACACGTCGTTCCGCAGTCTCCCGAAGATTACGTCAACAATTCGCTCTATTTCGAAGCCAAGACCTTTCTTCACGGCCTGCTGATCGTTGAGGACAAGCTCAGCATGGCGCATGGCCTTGAAGTGCGCGTGCCGTTCCTGGACAACGACCTGGTGGATTTCTCCAGCAAAATCCCCATCCGCCTTAAGCTCCGGAACGTTGACCAGTACCTGAACATCGATGAGGACGAATTGGCGAAAAGGCATAAATATTTCGAGAAGATGCGTGACGGAAAAATGATCCTTCACCAAGTCCTTGGGAAATACATCGGGGACTCCGGAGACCGCTTCAAACAGGGTTTCAGCGGACCTGACGCCAGCTGGTTCAAGGGCGAGAGCATCAACTATGTCAAAGAGCTTCTCTTAAATCCGAAAGCCGCCATATACAATTATTTCGATTATAAAACGGTTAAAACTTTGATCGATGAGCACATTGAAAGCAAAGTGAACCGGAGACTTTTCGTCTGGTCTTTGCTGTGCTTTGAATTGTGGTGCCAAATCTTTTTACTTGGCAAGAGCCATCTGCATTTCGTAGAATCACGCTGA